In Acidimicrobiia bacterium, one genomic interval encodes:
- the phnD gene encoding phosphate/phosphite/phosphonate ABC transporter substrate-binding protein yields MRFRIWIALALAMTLVLAACGDGTSDTTEAETTDTTVAAVATTTTEAVMATTTTEAMVTVGSAENPIKVLFVPSVSAEEIIAGGELLDETLTAATGLEFEVSVGSSYAATIEEMCASPDSTIGFIPANGYVLANDLCGVQMVLKSERFGYDVYWTQFIAPRDSDINSVEDLAGKKWAYPDATSTSGFLLPSGLFTSLGIDITDSFAAGGHSEVARAVYNGEADFGTTFYSPPIDADGNNTWDGDAANADVTADVAATCGVITADQATGAFGEGDLVCGDVEIRDARRNIREEAPDVIEKVKIIGLSDPIPNDGVAFGPDFPADLQDMIVQALLDYAANDPDGFATAFDAYSWDNVLPTNDSEFDSIRALLQALNYGIDDF; encoded by the coding sequence ATGAGATTCCGCATATGGATCGCGCTTGCATTGGCGATGACGCTGGTGCTGGCCGCCTGTGGCGACGGTACATCCGACACCACCGAAGCTGAGACAACCGACACCACGGTGGCCGCGGTTGCCACAACGACAACCGAAGCCGTGATGGCAACGACGACGACCGAAGCGATGGTCACCGTCGGCTCGGCCGAGAACCCCATCAAGGTGCTGTTCGTGCCCTCGGTGAGCGCAGAAGAGATCATCGCCGGTGGTGAACTGCTCGACGAGACGCTCACGGCCGCCACCGGTCTCGAATTCGAGGTCAGCGTTGGCTCGTCCTATGCAGCCACGATCGAAGAGATGTGCGCCTCGCCGGACAGTACGATCGGGTTCATCCCCGCCAACGGGTATGTCCTCGCCAACGACCTCTGCGGCGTGCAGATGGTGCTCAAGTCGGAGCGGTTCGGCTACGACGTCTACTGGACGCAGTTCATCGCTCCCCGCGATAGCGACATCAACTCGGTTGAGGATCTCGCCGGCAAGAAGTGGGCCTACCCGGATGCCACCTCGACGTCTGGATTCCTCCTCCCGTCCGGCCTGTTCACCTCGCTCGGCATCGACATCACCGACTCGTTTGCCGCCGGCGGTCACTCTGAGGTGGCCCGGGCCGTGTACAACGGCGAAGCCGATTTCGGCACGACGTTCTACAGTCCGCCCATCGACGCTGACGGCAACAACACCTGGGATGGCGATGCTGCCAACGCCGACGTCACCGCCGACGTCGCCGCCACATGTGGTGTCATAACGGCTGATCAAGCCACCGGTGCCTTCGGTGAAGGCGACCTGGTGTGTGGTGATGTCGAGATCCGCGATGCTCGCCGCAATATCCGGGAGGAAGCGCCGGACGTCATCGAGAAGGTGAAGATCATCGGCCTGTCCGACCCGATTCCGAACGACGGCGTTGCCTTCGGTCCGGATTTCCCCGCCGACCTCCAGGACATGATCGTTCAGGCGCTGCTCGACTACGCCGCCAACGACCCCGATGGGTTTGCAACGGCCTTCGACGCCTACAGCTGGGACAACGTCTTGCCGACGAACGACTCGGAGTTCGACTCCATTCGGGCGCTGCTGCAAGCTCTGAACTACGGAATCGACGACTTCTAG
- a CDS encoding ABC transporter ATP-binding protein, with translation MTDSGKPSVWAEGLVRHFGKKTAVNGVDFAIQPGEFYGLLGPNGAGKTTTIKMIVGLLRPDAGRAGVGEFETWTHPIEVKRRIGVLPEEFNLYERLTGAELLDFTAATHGLPRQEAARRRNELLEALDLKSAAHSLINDYSRGMRKKVALAAAVIHAPPVLFLDEPFEGVDAVSARLIRNLLQGYTERGSTVVFSSHVMELVERLCTRIGIMVDGKLIIEGPPQHLLDHYEVTSVEDAFLAAVGAEETPGGLDWLNASSG, from the coding sequence ATGACAGATAGCGGCAAGCCCTCCGTGTGGGCAGAAGGGCTCGTTCGCCACTTCGGCAAGAAAACGGCGGTCAACGGCGTCGACTTCGCCATCCAACCCGGAGAGTTCTACGGGCTGCTCGGGCCGAACGGTGCAGGGAAGACGACCACAATCAAGATGATCGTCGGCCTGCTCCGCCCGGATGCCGGGCGGGCGGGGGTCGGAGAGTTCGAGACCTGGACGCACCCGATCGAGGTGAAGCGCCGAATCGGTGTATTGCCGGAGGAGTTCAATCTGTATGAGCGATTGACGGGCGCCGAACTGCTCGACTTCACCGCCGCCACCCACGGTCTTCCCAGGCAAGAGGCTGCCAGACGCCGGAACGAACTACTCGAAGCGCTCGACCTCAAGAGCGCGGCACACAGCCTCATCAACGACTACTCCCGGGGCATGCGCAAGAAGGTGGCGCTGGCGGCCGCGGTGATCCACGCTCCCCCTGTCCTATTTCTCGACGAACCATTCGAAGGAGTCGACGCCGTCAGCGCTCGACTGATCCGCAACTTGCTCCAGGGCTACACCGAACGCGGCTCGACCGTTGTGTTTTCGTCCCACGTCATGGAACTCGTCGAACGGTTGTGCACGCGGATCGGAATCATGGTGGACGGCAAGCTCATCATCGAAGGCCCACCCCAACATCTCCTCGACCACTACGAGGTAACCAGCGTCGAAGACGCCTTTCTGGCTGCGGTCGGTGCCGAAGAAACACCCGGAGGCCTGGATTGGCTCAACGCCTCGTCTGGCTGA
- the dnaX gene encoding DNA polymerase III subunit gamma/tau — protein MEYQALYRKYRPQSFSEIIGQGHVTETLSREVVDGKVAHAYLFAGPRGTGKTTAARILAKTLNCTDRQAAGEPCNRCGSCVAITEGSSLDVIELDAASHNSVDDIRDMRVSVSTVASAGGAKRIFILDEAHMLSKAAGNALLKTLEEPPDHVHFVLATTEPYKLLDTIRSRAQRFDFHSVSIAALVKHLDSISDKEGYQRSEEALVSVARHARGSVRDSMSLLEQVAALGESTVEVAGVNRALGLADREVYGRLGSAVADLDARSALEMVATLAAEGVDLRRFVAEAIAFFRGVFLVKYAPNLPDIVDEPQDVIDDWRRIADELSASDVLRVLDVMSEALIQLREGREERLMIELALLKITRPEVASDPASLAARIEHLEQRVKRLGAGTASVIPPTAAQPAKAQPIPPSTPPAPVVTPEPVVEEAPIADEPFEDVAAEQEEVVSDAPSPPADTSGEPGPAFTFLDLQSIWPELVAGVRDTLGSRKYALFREASPGAVEGSVLVMHLPEHRTFHLQQLKSDGSVAALVAAKAAELLGAHVTIEFRAFGDPQLAEVTELPLIPDKDDLAEAPAEGTDPTSLMTEFLGAEVVDEVDNT, from the coding sequence GTGGAATATCAGGCGCTCTATCGCAAGTACCGGCCCCAGAGTTTCTCTGAGATCATCGGTCAGGGTCACGTCACCGAGACCCTGTCGCGCGAGGTGGTCGATGGCAAGGTTGCTCATGCATACCTCTTTGCCGGCCCGCGCGGAACGGGAAAGACAACGGCTGCCCGCATCCTTGCCAAGACACTGAATTGTACCGACCGCCAGGCGGCCGGTGAGCCGTGCAACCGGTGCGGCTCGTGTGTCGCCATCACTGAGGGCTCGTCGCTCGACGTCATCGAGCTGGATGCAGCATCACACAACAGCGTCGACGATATCCGTGACATGCGGGTGAGTGTTTCGACCGTCGCCTCGGCCGGTGGGGCCAAGCGAATCTTCATCCTGGATGAGGCCCATATGCTGTCGAAAGCGGCCGGCAATGCCCTCCTCAAGACCCTGGAAGAGCCGCCGGATCACGTCCATTTTGTTCTGGCGACGACCGAGCCGTACAAGCTGCTCGACACAATCCGGAGCAGGGCGCAGCGCTTCGATTTTCATTCCGTGTCGATTGCTGCCCTCGTCAAGCATCTCGACTCCATCAGTGACAAAGAGGGCTATCAGCGATCTGAGGAAGCGCTCGTTTCTGTCGCCCGGCATGCACGGGGTTCGGTGAGGGACTCGATGAGCCTGCTCGAACAGGTGGCAGCGCTCGGCGAGTCCACAGTTGAAGTTGCCGGGGTGAATCGTGCGCTGGGGCTGGCGGACAGGGAAGTGTACGGCCGGCTCGGTTCGGCGGTTGCAGATCTCGATGCTCGCTCGGCTCTCGAAATGGTGGCGACTCTCGCAGCAGAGGGTGTCGACCTTCGCCGTTTCGTGGCTGAGGCGATCGCCTTCTTCCGCGGCGTGTTTCTTGTCAAGTATGCGCCGAACCTTCCCGACATCGTCGATGAGCCGCAGGACGTGATCGACGACTGGCGCCGGATCGCCGATGAGTTGTCGGCGTCCGATGTACTGCGCGTGCTCGACGTCATGTCGGAGGCTCTGATCCAACTTCGGGAAGGCCGGGAGGAGCGCCTGATGATCGAACTGGCGCTGCTGAAGATCACCAGGCCTGAGGTCGCCTCCGACCCGGCCTCTCTCGCCGCCCGGATCGAACATCTCGAGCAGCGAGTGAAACGGCTTGGAGCAGGTACGGCCTCCGTGATCCCGCCAACCGCCGCCCAGCCCGCCAAAGCTCAGCCGATCCCTCCATCGACACCTCCGGCACCCGTCGTGACCCCGGAGCCGGTCGTCGAGGAAGCTCCGATAGCCGACGAGCCGTTCGAAGACGTTGCGGCCGAGCAGGAGGAAGTGGTGTCAGACGCACCGTCGCCTCCCGCCGACACCTCCGGCGAACCCGGCCCCGCCTTCACGTTCCTGGACCTCCAATCCATCTGGCCGGAACTGGTTGCCGGTGTACGGGACACCCTCGGCTCCCGAAAGTATGCACTGTTTCGAGAGGCCAGCCCCGGAGCGGTTGAGGGTTCGGTACTGGTGATGCACCTTCCCGAACATCGCACGTTCCATTTGCAGCAGCTCAAATCGGACGGCTCGGTGGCGGCACTGGTGGCGGCCAAGGCTGCGGAGTTGCTCGGCGCTCATGTCACGATTGAGTTCAGGGCCTTCGGTGATCCTCAGTTGGCAGAGGTAACGGAGCTGCCGCTCATTCCCGACAAGGACGACCTGGCTGAAGCGCCGGCGGAGGGAACCGATCCGACCAGCTTGATGACCGAGTTCCTCGGTGCAGAAGTGGTTGACGAGGTAGACAACACCTAG
- a CDS encoding YbaB/EbfC family nucleoid-associated protein codes for MRPQDMRKLMQQAQQMQEQLAAAQNELAAATFDGSAGGGMVKATVTGSNEVVTVEIDPAVIDPDDAEMLGDLVVAAVNQAMKNAADAAQQSLGGLTGGLDLGGLLG; via the coding sequence ATGAGACCTCAAGACATGCGCAAGCTGATGCAGCAGGCGCAGCAGATGCAGGAACAACTCGCCGCCGCGCAGAACGAACTGGCCGCCGCCACGTTTGACGGGAGCGCCGGAGGCGGCATGGTCAAGGCAACGGTTACGGGCTCGAATGAGGTCGTCACCGTCGAGATCGACCCGGCTGTGATAGACCCGGACGATGCCGAGATGCTCGGCGATTTGGTCGTGGCAGCCGTCAACCAGGCGATGAAAAACGCAGCCGATGCTGCGCAGCAATCGCTGGGTGGGTTGACCGGCGGACTCGATCTCGGCGGTCTACTCGGTTGA
- the recR gene encoding recombination mediator RecR, whose amino-acid sequence MFEGPIQRLIDELARLPGIGQKSAQRLAFHLLNTERADAQRLASAIIDMRDQVRLCGRCFNVTGAEECTICRDLRRDPTIVCVVERAQEIVVIEKTQEFRGRYHVLGGALSPIDGIGPGQLRISELRVRIGNEGIEELIVATNPTIEGDTTAMYLARELKPLGVKVTRLASGLPVGGDLDYADELTLGRALVGRREI is encoded by the coding sequence ATGTTTGAAGGGCCAATTCAGCGACTCATCGACGAGTTGGCGCGACTGCCCGGGATTGGCCAGAAGTCGGCCCAGCGGCTCGCGTTCCATCTGCTCAACACAGAGCGGGCCGATGCTCAGCGTCTGGCCAGCGCCATCATCGACATGCGGGATCAGGTGCGGTTGTGTGGCCGGTGTTTCAACGTCACCGGTGCGGAAGAATGCACGATTTGCCGCGATCTCAGGCGCGACCCAACCATCGTGTGTGTTGTCGAGCGGGCCCAGGAGATCGTCGTCATTGAGAAAACACAGGAGTTTCGCGGGCGCTACCACGTGCTGGGAGGAGCCCTTTCTCCGATCGATGGAATCGGCCCCGGCCAGTTGCGGATCTCAGAGTTGCGCGTTCGGATCGGCAACGAGGGAATCGAGGAGCTGATCGTGGCGACGAACCCGACGATCGAGGGCGACACGACTGCCATGTATCTCGCTCGTGAGCTGAAACCTCTCGGCGTGAAGGTGACGAGACTCGCAAGCGGCCTCCCCGTTGGAGGAGACCTGGACTACGCCGACGAGTTGACCCTCGGGCGGGCACTGGTGGGTCGCCGCGAGATCTGA
- a CDS encoding DUF3524 domain-containing protein produces the protein MRILLVEPYFGGSHQAWADGYAGHSHHDIHLLTLPARFWTWRMRGGAVTLAEETEQWVRQHGRPDLVLATDMLDLPAYLGAARKSLGDTPVAYYLHESQFTYPWSPQLRSDFQYAYVNWASMQSADLVLFNSAFHRDVAFEQLPGFLRQFPDFTHEHLIDAVRARSSVLHVGVDLHRLDEVATSSGSEPPLILWNQRWEHDKDPAAFFRALFGVADDGVGFRLAVCGENFRQVPEEFAEAEHRLADHLIHFGFADEEAYVRLLRSADVVASTALHEFFGIAVVEAAYAGAFPVLPDRLSYPEIMPESVHDLSLYQEGELQERLRWALGHPAERRAAAASLKVPLGRFDWSEMAPTYDRVLAALT, from the coding sequence ATGCGCATTCTCCTTGTTGAGCCGTATTTCGGTGGATCCCACCAGGCCTGGGCCGATGGCTATGCCGGTCACAGCCACCACGACATCCATCTGCTGACTCTGCCGGCCAGGTTCTGGACCTGGCGGATGCGGGGTGGTGCTGTGACACTCGCTGAGGAGACGGAGCAATGGGTCCGGCAGCACGGCCGGCCCGACTTAGTCCTGGCCACCGACATGCTCGATCTTCCGGCCTATTTGGGAGCTGCCAGGAAGAGCCTCGGCGATACGCCCGTTGCGTACTACCTGCACGAGAGCCAGTTCACCTACCCGTGGTCGCCGCAGCTGCGTTCGGATTTCCAGTACGCCTATGTCAACTGGGCGTCTATGCAGTCCGCTGATCTGGTTCTCTTCAACTCTGCCTTTCACCGGGATGTCGCGTTCGAACAGCTGCCGGGATTCCTTCGTCAGTTCCCGGACTTCACGCACGAACACCTGATCGACGCGGTTCGAGCCAGGTCGTCGGTGCTGCATGTCGGTGTCGACTTGCACCGCCTCGACGAAGTCGCCACATCGAGTGGGAGCGAGCCGCCGCTGATTCTGTGGAATCAACGCTGGGAGCATGACAAGGATCCGGCTGCGTTCTTCCGGGCCCTGTTCGGGGTCGCCGACGATGGCGTCGGTTTTCGCCTGGCCGTCTGCGGGGAGAACTTCCGGCAGGTGCCTGAGGAGTTCGCCGAAGCCGAGCACCGACTAGCGGATCACCTGATCCACTTCGGGTTTGCAGATGAGGAGGCGTATGTGCGACTGCTTCGGAGTGCCGACGTGGTTGCGAGCACGGCACTTCATGAGTTCTTCGGTATCGCGGTCGTGGAAGCCGCATACGCCGGTGCGTTTCCGGTTCTTCCGGACCGCCTGTCATATCCGGAGATCATGCCCGAATCGGTCCACGATCTGTCGCTCTATCAGGAAGGTGAACTTCAAGAACGACTCCGCTGGGCGCTCGGGCACCCGGCCGAGCGTCGAGCTGCGGCTGCGTCCCTCAAGGTCCCACTCGGGCGATTCGATTGGTCCGAAATGGCACCGACCTACGACCGGGTGCTGGCGGCGCTCACCTAG
- a CDS encoding HAD hydrolase-like protein, producing MQHVVWDWNGTLLNDLEQVVQSVNVALASFNAGPITADDYRAGYTRPVVLFYEHLLSRPVSDEEWEQLDIVFHHAYREALAEAQLTPDALAAMEAVDDAGWTQSLLSMFPHDELLEALAGRGIGDRLVAIDGLRAGRGDRKYGSLVRHLEHVAHKIGTPLDPTTVVMIGDALDDADAAEGLGIKCVLYASGSHPRAKLEATGHPVSDSLIEALAVAGVTA from the coding sequence ATGCAGCACGTCGTATGGGATTGGAACGGGACACTTCTCAACGACCTCGAGCAGGTCGTGCAGTCGGTCAATGTTGCGTTGGCGTCATTCAATGCCGGCCCGATTACAGCCGACGACTATCGAGCCGGATATACGCGCCCGGTCGTCTTGTTTTACGAACACCTCTTGAGCCGCCCGGTCAGTGATGAGGAGTGGGAACAACTCGATATCGTGTTCCACCACGCTTACCGGGAAGCACTGGCTGAGGCGCAACTGACGCCTGATGCTCTGGCGGCCATGGAGGCAGTCGACGACGCCGGCTGGACCCAGTCGCTTCTGTCGATGTTTCCTCACGATGAGTTGCTCGAGGCGCTGGCAGGGCGGGGAATCGGGGATAGGTTGGTCGCGATCGATGGATTGCGGGCAGGGAGGGGGGACCGCAAATACGGCAGCCTCGTTCGACACCTGGAGCACGTCGCTCACAAGATCGGGACACCGCTCGATCCTACGACGGTGGTGATGATTGGAGATGCGCTCGACGATGCCGATGCTGCCGAGGGTCTCGGCATCAAGTGCGTCCTCTACGCCAGCGGATCGCACCCGCGGGCGAAGCTCGAGGCCACGGGACATCCAGTTTCAGATTCGTTGATCGAAGCGCTGGCAGTGGCAGGTGTGACCGCCTAA
- the glpX gene encoding class II fructose-bisphosphatase — MTETPDRNLAFDLARVTETAAMAAARWQGRGDKEGVDQAAVDGMRAILRSVDMDGIVVIGEGEKDEAPMLYNGEAVGNGNGPMVDVAVDPVDGTTLSAQGMPGALAVIAVSDRGSMYSPGSVVYMDKIAVGPAAAGKIDLDAPVEDNLHAVAAAEGKDVNDITAIILDRPRNQRYIDAVRRVGARIRLIRDGDISGAIATAEEDTGIDILLGIGGSPEAVIAAAALTCTGGEIQARLWPRDESERIYARENGLDIDSVLTQRDLVRSDNVFFAATGVTGGEFLRGVEFFADGARTHSVVMRSKTGSVRWLHARHDFNKLREISALVYD; from the coding sequence ATGACTGAAACACCCGACCGGAACCTCGCCTTCGATCTCGCCCGGGTAACGGAGACCGCCGCCATGGCCGCGGCCCGCTGGCAGGGTCGTGGAGACAAAGAGGGCGTCGATCAGGCGGCGGTCGACGGCATGCGGGCCATCCTCCGGTCGGTCGACATGGACGGCATCGTCGTTATTGGTGAGGGCGAGAAGGACGAGGCTCCGATGCTCTACAACGGCGAAGCCGTCGGTAACGGCAACGGTCCAATGGTCGACGTCGCCGTTGATCCCGTCGATGGAACCACGCTTTCCGCCCAGGGAATGCCGGGGGCCCTGGCGGTCATCGCGGTTTCGGATCGTGGATCGATGTATTCGCCCGGATCCGTGGTCTACATGGACAAGATCGCCGTCGGCCCGGCCGCGGCCGGAAAGATCGATCTCGATGCCCCGGTCGAGGACAATCTCCACGCCGTCGCGGCGGCCGAGGGCAAGGACGTCAACGACATCACGGCCATCATCCTCGACCGTCCACGCAATCAGCGGTACATCGACGCAGTGCGCCGCGTCGGCGCCCGCATCCGCCTGATCCGTGATGGTGACATCTCGGGCGCCATCGCCACCGCAGAAGAAGACACGGGCATTGACATCCTGCTCGGTATCGGTGGATCCCCCGAGGCCGTAATTGCTGCCGCGGCCCTGACGTGCACGGGTGGCGAGATTCAAGCTCGCCTCTGGCCGCGCGACGAGTCTGAGCGGATCTACGCACGTGAGAATGGCCTCGACATCGACTCCGTGCTCACCCAACGAGACCTGGTCAGGTCGGACAACGTGTTCTTCGCCGCCACCGGTGTGACCGGCGGCGAGTTCCTTCGCGGAGTTGAGTTCTTCGCCGACGGGGCTCGCACGCATTCGGTCGTGATGCGTTCGAAGACGGGATCCGTCCGCTGGTTACACGCTCGCCACGACTTCAACAAGCTGCGTGAGATCAGCGCCCTCGTTTACGACTGA
- a CDS encoding acetyl-CoA C-acetyltransferase — translation MGAVISGIARTAIGKFGGSLSPLHAVDLGGRAIEGALERSGLDADKVDEVIFGQVLQAGEGQITSRVAATRAGIPMTVPAITINKVCLSGLAAIGLADRSIRLGEASFVVAGGMESMTNAPHVLRELRNGTRLGDATLVDVMLHDGLYCAFDHCTMGESSDHKNRQLGISREEQDEWSAESHARTIAAAESGAFADEIVQLSIPQRKGDPILFDADEGVRAGTTAESLGRLRPAFVEDGTITAGNSSQISDGGAAVIAADRKAAEAAGLPILAEVIAYGQIGGRDATLHERPAEALQVALKKAGMNASDLDLVEINEAFAAVALWSARLLDIPVDKVNVNGGAVALGHPIGATGARLVVTLINALRQRGGGIGAATLCGGGGQGDALIVKVA, via the coding sequence ATGGGTGCAGTCATCAGCGGGATCGCCCGCACAGCGATCGGCAAGTTCGGAGGGAGCCTGTCGCCGCTTCACGCCGTGGATCTCGGCGGCAGAGCGATCGAAGGAGCGCTCGAGCGCTCGGGACTGGATGCCGACAAGGTCGACGAAGTGATCTTCGGACAGGTACTTCAGGCGGGAGAAGGTCAGATCACTTCCCGCGTTGCCGCCACTCGAGCCGGCATCCCCATGACCGTCCCGGCAATCACGATCAACAAGGTGTGCCTATCCGGCCTGGCCGCCATCGGGCTCGCCGACCGTTCGATCCGACTCGGTGAGGCGTCGTTCGTGGTGGCCGGCGGCATGGAGTCGATGACGAACGCGCCGCACGTCCTCAGGGAACTGCGCAACGGTACCCGACTCGGCGATGCCACGCTTGTCGACGTAATGTTGCATGACGGGCTCTACTGCGCCTTCGACCATTGCACGATGGGCGAGAGCTCAGATCACAAGAATCGCCAACTCGGGATCAGTCGTGAAGAACAGGACGAGTGGTCTGCTGAAAGCCATGCCCGCACAATCGCGGCGGCCGAGAGCGGTGCCTTCGCGGACGAAATCGTCCAACTCTCCATCCCGCAGCGAAAGGGAGACCCCATCCTCTTCGACGCCGACGAAGGTGTGAGGGCAGGGACCACCGCCGAGTCACTCGGTCGCCTCCGACCGGCCTTCGTGGAAGATGGCACGATCACCGCCGGCAACTCGTCACAGATATCGGACGGCGGAGCAGCAGTCATCGCCGCCGATCGCAAAGCAGCTGAGGCGGCCGGCCTCCCGATCCTCGCCGAGGTCATCGCCTACGGCCAAATCGGAGGAAGGGACGCCACGCTGCACGAACGGCCGGCCGAAGCCCTCCAGGTCGCACTGAAGAAAGCAGGGATGAACGCCTCGGATCTCGATCTCGTCGAGATCAACGAAGCGTTCGCGGCCGTCGCCCTCTGGTCGGCCAGACTGCTCGACATCCCGGTTGACAAGGTCAATGTCAACGGCGGCGCGGTTGCGCTGGGTCATCCGATCGGTGCCACCGGCGCCCGGCTCGTCGTGACGCTGATCAATGCCCTCCGGCAGCGGGGAGGCGGCATCGGAGCAGCCACCCTGTGCGGCGGCGGTGGACAGGGTGACGCGCTCATAGTGAAGGTGGCCTGA
- the mce gene encoding methylmalonyl-CoA epimerase, protein MKLLNLDHVAIAVADLDEALAGYRRQYGVEPLSREVVEEQGVEEAMIPVGGSFVQLLRPLSDDSPVGRFLAKNGPGLHHVAYAVPSIDDALAHLKAEGVRLIDQSPRMGGRGAKIAFVHPKELAGTLIELVELHE, encoded by the coding sequence GTGAAGCTCCTCAACCTCGATCATGTTGCTATCGCCGTCGCAGATCTCGACGAGGCCCTTGCCGGTTATCGACGGCAATACGGCGTCGAGCCGCTCTCCCGTGAGGTCGTCGAGGAGCAGGGGGTCGAGGAGGCGATGATTCCCGTTGGGGGTTCGTTCGTGCAATTGCTCCGACCGCTGTCCGATGACTCGCCCGTCGGCCGCTTCCTGGCGAAGAACGGCCCGGGCCTTCACCATGTTGCATACGCCGTTCCCTCAATCGACGACGCGCTGGCCCACCTCAAAGCTGAGGGAGTGCGTCTCATCGACCAGTCGCCGCGTATGGGTGGGAGGGGAGCAAAGATCGCGTTTGTGCACCCCAAAGAACTGGCGGGAACGCTGATCGAGCTGGTGGAACTGCATGAATAG
- the murJ gene encoding murein biosynthesis integral membrane protein MurJ, whose translation MSRRTTIGAAALVVSGGIVLSRVLGLLRDLLIANLLGATAAGDIYFAAFFIPDLLFYLMAGGYMTITFIPILSRYFVDDDEEGAWRSFAAVVRPVTLVMTVLTALTIIFARPLVDLLFVRLSDWLPVSDAAKRLTEAQLTEVASLTRIVAPAQLFFLLGSLLMAVQYAKRQFLIPALAPLVYNLSIIAGGLISWAIGKPSPAGFVYGALAGAIIGNFSLQVYGARRAGLRWMPGTPWRHPSVWEYAVLALPLMLGQSIAVLDEQFVRIFGQWAGEGSITQLGLARRLNMLPVGMIAQAAGVAAYPFLTRLFAEGRHAELAATLRRALQYTFFAGAAATAAVLAASQPAVKVVFERGEFTTAATVGTAAALVPYAFSIPVWGAHQLYARGFYARREMWVPVTTGTIGTVVGVGLYIWLFELMGTPGMALASTLAMVVYTVLMATIWYHRTGTAELRPLLISATRSAVAAGLAAIAGWWAVSSVTGDIAESSFWRSLGSLAVGALVVGAVFVGVARLLRAPELAGLRRRQR comes from the coding sequence ATGAGCCGCCGGACGACCATCGGCGCCGCGGCACTAGTCGTCTCCGGTGGGATCGTGCTGTCCAGGGTCCTCGGCCTGCTGCGCGATCTGCTCATCGCCAACCTCCTCGGAGCAACCGCCGCCGGCGATATCTACTTCGCCGCCTTCTTCATTCCCGACCTGCTCTTCTACCTCATGGCGGGCGGGTACATGACCATCACGTTCATCCCGATCCTCTCCCGCTACTTCGTCGACGACGACGAAGAAGGGGCGTGGCGGTCGTTCGCAGCCGTCGTTCGCCCCGTCACGCTCGTGATGACGGTCCTCACCGCACTGACCATCATCTTTGCCAGGCCGCTCGTGGATCTGCTCTTCGTCAGGTTGTCCGACTGGCTGCCGGTTTCAGATGCTGCCAAACGACTCACTGAGGCCCAGCTGACGGAGGTCGCTTCACTGACCAGGATCGTCGCTCCCGCCCAGCTCTTCTTCCTGCTGGGTTCGCTGCTCATGGCTGTGCAGTACGCCAAACGGCAGTTCCTCATTCCGGCGCTGGCCCCCCTCGTCTACAACCTGAGCATCATCGCCGGAGGACTGATCAGCTGGGCCATCGGCAAGCCGTCCCCGGCCGGATTCGTTTACGGAGCACTGGCCGGAGCAATCATCGGCAACTTCTCACTCCAGGTCTACGGAGCCAGACGAGCCGGGCTCCGGTGGATGCCGGGCACACCATGGCGGCACCCTTCCGTTTGGGAGTATGCGGTACTGGCTCTTCCCCTCATGCTCGGTCAATCGATTGCCGTACTCGATGAACAGTTCGTGCGGATCTTCGGTCAATGGGCAGGCGAGGGGTCGATTACCCAACTCGGCCTGGCACGGCGGCTCAACATGCTGCCGGTCGGGATGATCGCCCAGGCGGCCGGTGTGGCTGCCTACCCGTTCCTCACCAGGCTCTTTGCCGAGGGCCGCCACGCAGAGTTGGCCGCCACCCTGCGGAGAGCACTCCAGTACACGTTCTTTGCGGGAGCGGCCGCCACCGCCGCCGTCCTCGCCGCATCGCAACCGGCCGTCAAAGTGGTTTTCGAAAGAGGCGAGTTCACGACCGCCGCCACGGTGGGAACAGCGGCGGCCCTGGTCCCGTACGCATTCAGTATCCCCGTCTGGGGGGCCCATCAGCTGTACGCCCGCGGCTTCTACGCACGACGGGAGATGTGGGTGCCCGTCACTACGGGGACCATCGGTACGGTGGTCGGAGTCGGCCTCTACATCTGGCTCTTCGAGCTGATGGGCACGCCCGGGATGGCACTGGCCAGCACGCTGGCGATGGTCGTCTACACCGTGCTCATGGCCACCATTTGGTACCACAGGACCGGCACCGCCGAACTCAGGCCGCTGCTGATCTCGGCGACCCGGAGCGCGGTGGCGGCCGGGCTGGCGGCGATAGCCGGCTGGTGGGCAGTGTCCTCAGTCACCGGCGATATCGCCGAGTCGAGCTTCTGGCGATCTCTCGGATCGCTGGCGGTCGGGGCCCTGGTGGTCGGCGCGGTGTTTGTCGGGGTAGCGCGGCTGTTGCGAGCACCGGAACTAGCCGGACTGCGCCGCCGCCAGCGATAG